Genomic segment of Trichoderma breve strain T069 chromosome 7 map unlocalized scaffold00007, whole genome shotgun sequence:
AGAGGAGGGCGCGACTGAGGAAGCTCCAGGAGAAGGATCTCAAGATGGAGGCCACGAAGGCCTGGGCAAGAGAAGTATAAGGATGGAACAAAAGGTATAACATGGATGTCTTTGTTACGAGGGGGAAGGGAATAGACTGAAGTTTTTCGATCATCTCATGATGAGACTGCCTTGCAGCTTGATGATAGAATGGCTATTTGGCAGCTTAAACTAGGTAATTAGGCCATGATTCACCTCCTGGAGAGTGTgcatcacaatcacaatcGATATTTTGCTGGCACATCATGGCGCTACCGTCTCACCCATTCATAGGTAAAACTGTGAAGCTATTCAGCGACTTGTAAAACGCTCCAATAGAATACATCCACGTCTGAAGCGGACCCCACAAGGCACCGATTCGATCGAGATGCCTCAGTTCAGACTTTTCATGTAGAAAAAGTAAAACTTGCTTTATCCCTCTATTCCTCGCTCCCAGGGGCGGTGGCAAGCTTTCTATAGCCTTGATAGGCGGAATCACTTTCAAAGTGGTGGAAGATTAAGACAAGCTCTCCAGAGAAAACTGGGCATACCGAACGCTGGAACTTGCAATCGCTCACTTACTTGCTCTCAACAAAACCTTGCAAAGATTTACACGTCGAACTCGAGCAATTAGAGCCTTCCTGCCAGAATGAAAGACCCCGGACTGTTGGTTCCCGGCTGGGCACTCTTGGCCCGCGTGGCTGCTCCCCCGATGCTCACACGCGACGAGCCCACGCTGGAGACGTTATCTCGCACCGGCTCGCACAACAGCTCAGATGCTCATTCAGACCACCAATCAGAGCCTCATCCAGATCTTCTTTTAGATGTTCATCCTGATGTTCACCCTGATATTCGTCCAGATGTTCGTTCAAGGTCTCGCTCGGGGTCTCATTCAGATTCTCTTTCAGATCTCCATTCAGACCCTCGATCAGATCCTATTTCAGATATCCGCTCAGACCCTCTTCTGGATGTTCATCCTGATGTTCACCCTGATATTCGTCCAGATGTTCGTTCAGAGTCTCGCTCGGAGCCTCGTTCGGATTCTCTTTCAGATCTCCATTCGGATCTTCATTCAGAACCTCTTTCAGAACTTCATACAAATCCTATTTTAGATGTTCATCCCGATGTTCGTCTAGATATTCGTTCGGAGTCTCGTTCGGAGTCTCATTCAGATCCTCTTTTAGATCTCTATTCAGACTCCCGTTCAGGCCCCCATTCAGATCTCCATTCAGACCTCCGTTCAGACCCTCGCTCAGACCCTCGCTCAGATTTCCGTTCAGATCCTCTTTTGGATCTTCGTCCAGATTCTTTTTCAGATGTCCATCCAGACCCACCGGGATATTATGATCTAGATCCTCGCTCAAATCCTCAGCTAGCACGGCCCATGGGCGAGATGTGTTCTCCAGAGGGCCAATGGAATTGCATGACAACCTCATGGCAGCGCTGCGCAAGCGGCATGTGGAGCGCCGTGATTCCATGTGCGGCGGGGACAATCTGCCAGCCTTTTGGGCTTACGGATTTCATTACCATTGAGCATGATTCGAGTGCCATCACGGGTTATGGGGATAATGGCCATGCGAGTGATGGTGGTCGTGATAAGAGCGGGAAGAAGAGCGTTGGCATCAGAAACTCACCCGGCCTGGTCTTGCTCGCTGGGGCGGTTGTGACTGGAGTTTCTTGGAGTTTTCTTGTGTGATTGGCAAGCTTTATGAGGAATGCATCAAAATAGCCACGTAAAAAGAACACATCATGAGAGCGAACTTAGCTAGCTTCGGTGGAGGGGATAATGCAGGCGGGAAAATATCCGCCGCCACGGCGTGATTCCTGCAGGGCACATGTGCTCGATGGATGTGTCGATGGGAAGGGGGTAATTTCGCATCGCAAATTGAGATGTTATTGGTATCACGATAGATGGAAGACCGCAGCGCCATATCAGAAAAGAGCAAATTGATTTATGAAGGCAAGAGAGTACTGATGTATATTTACGGAGTTGGCGCACGTTTGAAGCTCAAACTCCACTCCCCAAACTTCGTGATTATTTCCTCTTCCAGTAGCCTCGCCCGCCGATACAAGGCGTGCCCGAGACCTACTGACAGCACGTCCTCGTATCGTACATGCGCTTAGATGAGGTGGGCTTATCTGGCTGTGGTTGACATGCTATGCTATATTTGGCATATCCTCTCGGTGTGCATAGACGTGCATCCATGTTGCAATAGTTGCGCCGGCGGAAACGGATCCGCAAGAATCTCTTTGGTGCCCGCTGCTGCGCTCCTCTTTTTAGTTGGTAATCCGGATTCTGGaatcatttcttttctcctcctaCTTCAATCAATAAGGCCGAGGAAGAAACATCTCTCTCTGGCAGAAGGACGGTCTTTGTAAGTTCAGCTTCAAAAAAGCtgcgaagaagaacgaaAACATGGGGTCAAAGGGGACCATCATCGTCACAGGGGCCAACGGCGGACTTGGCTCCGCCATCGTGCAGAATATCCTCAGCACTCCAGACCTGGCCTCGAACTACACCGGTGTGTATGCTGTGCGAAAGGCCGCGACTGCGACGAAGCTCAACGCGGCCCTGGCTCGGGCTCCGGCAAATCACAAGCATGAGACGGTTGATGTCGACCTGGGTTCAATAGCAGATGTCAGAAAGGTGGCCACGGACATCAATGACAAGGTGGCCAAGGGTGATTTGCCTAGGATCCGGGCCCTGATTTTGAATGCCGGATATCAAGACCACGCGGGCATTGTAAGTTCACCTATGCTGCCGACCCTGCGATAGTCGGTTTATTGACATGGGGTGTTCCAGGCCATGAGCAAGGATGGTTTCGAAATGTCATGGCAAGTTAACTATTTGTCCAATCTGCTCCTGtcgctgctcctcctccagagcATGGATACGGAAGAGGGCCGTATTCTCCTTGTTGGCAGCTGGGCCCATAAGTAAGTATAAAACATATTATCAAAAGAGCATAGCGAAGGAGTCCCGAAGCTGAATCCCCTCGCAGCATAGAAGACAAGCGCAATGATGTGACGAGCGCATACAAGGATCCCAGATACCCAACTCTGTATCCAGGCGTAGATGCCCTGGCCAAAGGTGAATGGAGCAGACCAGAAGAAGACCCGACGACCAACTCAGGCTTCCGCCGGTACGGCGCCAGTAAGCTGTGCGCCATAATGTTGTGGTGAGAAGcatcctttcttctttttattttattccGGTTTTCAAAGAGTCCGCCACTGACAATACTCTTACAGCGAGGAATTAGCAAGTCGCATAGCCAAGGACCCCAAACTGAGCAACATCTCCGTCATCGACTTGGACCCGGGCGGCATGCCCACCGGCATCGCCCGCAGAGCAGGCTTcctcatcagcttcgtcgTCATGAAGCTCGTGCTGCCCGTCGTCACCGAGATTAGCGTGCGAGTGAAGCCCAATGGTGTCATCAGGACTCCGTGGAAGAGCGCTGCGGACGCCATTAGGGCTTGCTTCGAGATTGAGGCTCACCGCGGCGAGGTGTTGCATTTGGACGGCACGTCAACGGACCTGCTGGTTGCAAAAGAGGCGAAAGATGAGGCGAAGAGAAAGGAAGTGTGGGAATACGGCTTGAAGGCAGCGCACATTGAAGAAGGGGACACGGTTTTGGTGGATTGGAAATAGTCATCAAGAGCTGAACGGGAGATGCACCTAATCACAGACAGGTTTGAAATACCTTTAGTTTTGTACGAGCCAAGATTGATACACACACGGTATATGTAATTACATGTATATAAAGCCACTTGGCCACTTTGCTGCCAGTATTAGTGCCATGTCAAAATCTCATGTCATCCTTAACGGAAGATAGTATGAGACTGTTTGTCCGTCGTCACAACAGAATATATCGAAAAATGGACAACCGGCCATCAGATCTCTCTCATTGGTGAAAGTTAGTCCTGATTCGATCGTTATCCTTCTTATTAGTTATTAGCATCTACCAATAGGATCATCTATTGTTCGACCGGATCTGTCTCTCCTTCTGGAAACTCGAGGCCGAATGTTCAAAATCGATGGGTGATTTCGACTGGGACCCCCCTTGCGTCTGATGTAAGGCACTAGGGCATGAAACAGACGCCGTCATTTTCAAAAGACAAGATGGGAAATGGCACTAAGAATAGAGGCGAGTAAGATTTCTTCCGGGGCACCGATCTGTGCTCCAGGCCCCATACAGTGGGGAGATGACGCCGTGATACTCTGACTCGGTGTTTGGATTAGATGATGTCAAGAAGCATTTCAATAGTGACGATGTAAGTCATAGACGATCAATACTACATGTATCTTACCTCTATTAACACGCTCTgatctactccgtactcttcatctgctcAAGTACGTAGAGCAACAAGGTCTTCAATTCAGACCAGCCGTCGTAAGACCAGAGCAGATAATGGCCTGTTCTGTTGGCCCCCTGAGATAGTCTATCGGACAGATGTTTCATGTTTCTTAAGCAGCCCGCTTGCGATATCTGATTGGAGGTGCAATAACTTCAAGGATTCGAGAAAATAGGGAGCCCCCACATCGAGCCGTCCAGTCCAGTGTCGCCGTTTCAACCGCATCTACACCAACACTCGCGCTCGCAATTCTTTACTTTGTGCGCCGTTCATGGTTACATTCGATGCAGTGTCCCTTTGGCTAAATGTCACTTTGGTGCCAGCAGCCACTCAATTGGCGCCGAAACGCATCTGTGACAATGTCGAGCGTGGGGCCTCCTTAGTCCTCGAGCTGCCATCAGCGCGTCAATTGGTTGGTGGACGAACGCTGCCGCTAGAGATGCCACTCTCGTGCATCATATTTGGGTCTGTTTCTACCCACAAGCTGCAGATCACGGCGTCTGTCTGTCCGTCTGGTGATGaatgatgacggcggcagTTTAGTCGGACATATAAACTGAGGTGTCCAGACTAAAAGGTCTCCCTGGCTGTTAGAAGAATGGAAGAGGACTGCCGATCTGgtgagagaagaggaaggtcAGCTGTACCGCCTTAGCAGCCTCTTTCTGTGTCAAGTAAAGAGCAGCCTCATTTCAACTGCATCGCGTCTGACACGCACCTTGCCTGCCATCGAACTTTAatttcctccatctcaactGTCATCCCGTCCGCacagtcttttttttttctctgtccACTCCGAGCGAGATTCTTTTCAGCCCGATCTCCGGATTCTCGGTGCTCACGAGACGTGCCAGTCACACATTCCTGCACGTTGAGAACGGATGCACGGCTAAACAGGAGCTGAGACCTGTCTGACACAAAACGCTGCGAACGAGCACCAGCTGCCTGCAACCAGTGCGCCTGTGGCAGCTCCCACGGGCACTAAAGCACCGCGGTCCCCCCCCGCTAAAGGTCCTGCGGCGCATTTGATCCCCTGGAAAAGCCGTGCACCCAAAAATACAGCGCCCAGTCAATCAGCCATCAATCAGCCATACCATGTGGGACCGCCCCCGAACCTCTGCCACAGCGGGTCTCGACAGGCTGCACCGGCCCTCCATCCGGCACCAGCTTAAAGACGGCCCCAGCACAGACAAGCCAGAGATTtatctgtacgagtacagctACAGCCCTGCCAATGCTCTGGGCATCGCCGtctccagcttcaactccAGGCTTTACAATCACCAGAAACCGCAGAGACCACCGAGGCCGGAGATAGTGCACGATAAGCAGATACTACCATTATTCGCCGctgcatcaacatcaactgAGGGAATTGGAATGTACGTACATCTCCCGAGTTACGACTGGAATTGGCTTGTCTGGCCGTGGCTGCGTCATGCAGATTGTTATCCTATCCTACCTTGTGTGCTGCGTCGCCACTTTGTTTTGATGCTGTCATTCGCCCGAGAGCACATGCCGGTTCGTTGGTGAAGGGCACAGCCTTGGGCGAATGCGCGTCaaacaaggaaacaaaggggaaaaaacaagctGGAGGCCAATCGTGCATCGGACTATTTCCCCATCACCGTTGGTTGGTCGCATGATGCTGCTACTACAACCCGCCGGCTCACGCTATCTGCACTGCCCACTGCCTATTGCCTATTGCCTATTGCTCTGTTCATTTGTTTGAAATAGCCAACAAACGGCTTGCGGCTGACGTGAACATCTTTTCCCCAGTTCCAGATTTCCGACAGACGATCACGATCCTGCTGATTTTGCAGACGCATCGTCGCGCATCGCCTTTGAGCCGCCACCGAGGAACCCTAGACGATTATTGCGAGTGCGACAAGACTCGAAGGATTGCACACCAGCATATCCATATCCCGAACTTCAGATCGTGACCGATTCGGAATCTACCTCTACTAGCGACGGAGACGGATACTCTTCGTCCCCGGCCTCCAATTTCAAGCTGGCTTCGACATATTCGAGGCGGCGCCTTCCAGCGCTCGACCAAATTTCGCCTCCCAGCTCGCCGGAACTTGGCGCTTTCAAGAATAAGTAAGTGCTTTGTATCAATGTTGGCGCTTGGAATTACGCATCCGTTCAACTATTTCCATTGAACAAAGAACTCGGGCCTTTCTGGGTTTCAACCGTGTTTCAATATTGTTCAATACTGGTACTAACAAAGGATTGCCGCGTAGCGCACCTGTCTCTCCCctggacgacgatgacgccGACTTCCCTCGAGAGTATCCTTTTAGAGGGCAGCAACCCACACAATCTTTTACG
This window contains:
- a CDS encoding short chain dehydrogenase domain-containing protein, with protein sequence MGSKGTIIVTGANGGLGSAIVQNILSTPDLASNYTGVYAVRKAATATKLNAALARAPANHKHETVDVDLGSIADVRKVATDINDKVAKGDLPRIRALILNAGYQDHAGIAMSKDGFEMSWQVNYLSNLLLSLLLLQSMDTEEGRILLVGSWAHNIEDKRNDVTSAYKDPRYPTLYPGVDALAKGEWSRPEEDPTTNSGFRRYGASKLCAIMLCEELASRIAKDPKLSNISVIDLDPGGMPTGIARRAGFLISFVVMKLVLPVVTEISVRVKPNGVIRTPWKSAADAIRACFEIEAHRGEVLHLDGTSTDLLVAKEAKDEAKRKEVWEYGLKAAHIEEGDTVLVDWK